From Plectropomus leopardus isolate mb chromosome 4, YSFRI_Pleo_2.0, whole genome shotgun sequence, the proteins below share one genomic window:
- the LOC121942390 gene encoding CMRF35-like molecule 3 isoform X1: protein MIKLSVYFCLLSALSVVAMKPLNITGRAGKNVTIKCSDWNVWTDVKHNVKYFCVSPCKKEEHILNQAAPGKTTYENRIELNNTGEFLFVTFTDLKMSDSKTYYCGVKRYVGDSLLAVNLTVTNAESSSPTTTPKTVIVGSTLSFTVTNSSTRSSDSSDFITDMSTSHTTLNTTLPNVSATQGTRNVPYLIAGVIAITAMLMVLLMLVYKLMKQLKVKSRAGKPQEDTREAGDYDEIRRVDQTDPGCLYVNYFRHQHTELTTESCSKDDSSNSASRSGVNLKGACADSRVPDPQCDLVYSVAQRPKEQIEPTGQSESNQCEIENDSFCSLAKLPQAT from the exons CTCTGAGTGTTGTGGCTATGAAGCCTCTCAACATAACTGGCCGTGCTGGGAAAAATGTGACAATCAAATGCTCAGACTGGAACGTTTGGACAGATGTAAAACATAATGTTAAGTACTTTTGTGTCAGTCCATGCAAAAAAGAGGAACACATCCTCAACCAAGCAGCACCTGGAAAGACTACATATGAAAACAGAATAGAGTTAAACAACACAGGAGAATTTTTATTTGTGACCTTCACTGATCTCAAGATGTCAGACTCTAAGACATATTATTGTGGAGTGAAGAGATATGTTGGTGATTCATTATTGGCGGTGAATCTCACAGTTACGAATG CTGAGTCTTCCAGTCCCACGACAACTCCAAAAACAGTCATTGTTGGTTCCACTCTCTCATTTACAGTTACAAACAGCTCCACCAGGTCTTCAGACAGCTCCGATTTTATTACTGATATGTCTACTTCACACACGACCCTTAATACAACATTACCAAATGTGTCAGCAACACAAGGAACCA GAAATGTACCATATTTGATTGCAGGTGTGATCGCCATAACAGCCATGCTGATGGTCTTACTGATGCTTGTGTACAAGTTGATGAAACAACTGA AAGTTAAGTCAAGGGCCGGTAAGCCACAAGAAGACACACGAGAG GCTGGTGACTATGATGAAATCAGACGTGTCGACCAGACTGATCCAGGCTGTCTGTATGTTAATTATTTTCGCCACCAACACACCGAATTAACAACTGAGAGCTGTTCAAAAGATGATTCTTCAAATTCAGCTTCCAGGTCTGGGGTCAATTTAAAGGGGGCGTGTGCAGACAGCAGAGTCCCAGATCCCCAGTGTGACTTGGTGTACTCTGTTGCTCAGCGACCCAAAGAGCAAATTGAACCCACTGGGCAATCTGAGTCAAATCAATGTGAAATTGAAAATGACTCGTTCTGTTCCCTGGCTAAGTTACCACAGGCAACCTGA
- the LOC121942390 gene encoding CMRF35-like molecule 3 isoform X2 has protein sequence MIKLSVYFCLLSALSVVAMKPLNITGRAGKNVTIKCSDWNVWTDVKHNVKYFCVSPCKKEEHILNQAAPGKTTYENRIELNNTGEFLFVTFTDLKMSDSKTYYCGVKRYVGDSLLAVNLTVTNVTNSSTRSSDSSDFITDMSTSHTTLNTTLPNVSATQGTRNVPYLIAGVIAITAMLMVLLMLVYKLMKQLKVKSRAGKPQEDTREAGDYDEIRRVDQTDPGCLYVNYFRHQHTELTTESCSKDDSSNSASRSGVNLKGACADSRVPDPQCDLVYSVAQRPKEQIEPTGQSESNQCEIENDSFCSLAKLPQAT, from the exons CTCTGAGTGTTGTGGCTATGAAGCCTCTCAACATAACTGGCCGTGCTGGGAAAAATGTGACAATCAAATGCTCAGACTGGAACGTTTGGACAGATGTAAAACATAATGTTAAGTACTTTTGTGTCAGTCCATGCAAAAAAGAGGAACACATCCTCAACCAAGCAGCACCTGGAAAGACTACATATGAAAACAGAATAGAGTTAAACAACACAGGAGAATTTTTATTTGTGACCTTCACTGATCTCAAGATGTCAGACTCTAAGACATATTATTGTGGAGTGAAGAGATATGTTGGTGATTCATTATTGGCGGTGAATCTCACAGTTACGAATG TTACAAACAGCTCCACCAGGTCTTCAGACAGCTCCGATTTTATTACTGATATGTCTACTTCACACACGACCCTTAATACAACATTACCAAATGTGTCAGCAACACAAGGAACCA GAAATGTACCATATTTGATTGCAGGTGTGATCGCCATAACAGCCATGCTGATGGTCTTACTGATGCTTGTGTACAAGTTGATGAAACAACTGA AAGTTAAGTCAAGGGCCGGTAAGCCACAAGAAGACACACGAGAG GCTGGTGACTATGATGAAATCAGACGTGTCGACCAGACTGATCCAGGCTGTCTGTATGTTAATTATTTTCGCCACCAACACACCGAATTAACAACTGAGAGCTGTTCAAAAGATGATTCTTCAAATTCAGCTTCCAGGTCTGGGGTCAATTTAAAGGGGGCGTGTGCAGACAGCAGAGTCCCAGATCCCCAGTGTGACTTGGTGTACTCTGTTGCTCAGCGACCCAAAGAGCAAATTGAACCCACTGGGCAATCTGAGTCAAATCAATGTGAAATTGAAAATGACTCGTTCTGTTCCCTGGCTAAGTTACCACAGGCAACCTGA